One genomic window of Gracilinema caldarium DSM 7334 includes the following:
- a CDS encoding HD-GYP domain-containing protein — translation MEVLHESASSTQAILDLLLELDWYDWDPELYYHRLLEVALSLIPEATQGTVSIRNPERWYFVASIGHELEQLLNLKLESPWCNVQGSTVKELVSFLDCLSSSTPKPTQQFANGILGNVERTLIGTYSIDEGEQIILAVDIPKGHHVTFSDSSKKTFEAFLKLAGKYQSLTQQKIALQNINESLIYSYEEISALQEKIRQLLSISQQFGDNTVRLPVFFNQLLLVLLRLVDQADYGSIAFIKGKNLTFISSFGHHIQAILSKKMKKQWFLLEETKHIIELPNIHALWKAKMPEQIYKIIQKSFQPVKSTIMFTIPVDDKITILFMLDIAEGKPTNFTPLARRMCLSFAELARGFVRIRIHTEIMKRAYYNFSSKLAKVVEQYDPETGHHNTRVSILSGYLARKMNLPRKKVEEIISFAGLHDVGKIFIDPLLLKKTGKLSPEEYELIKKHTVYSSQLLEGPFFEVARNIAMYHHERWDGKGYPFGLKENQIPIEAQITALADVYDALRSTRIYKEAYDRETALAIIFKGDERNLAGQFNPQLLNILQNNIDEIERLVYRPELL, via the coding sequence ATGGAAGTTCTACATGAGTCTGCCAGCTCAACCCAGGCAATTCTAGATTTGCTCCTTGAATTAGACTGGTATGATTGGGATCCCGAATTATATTATCACCGTTTATTAGAGGTGGCCCTTTCCCTTATTCCCGAGGCAACCCAGGGAACCGTCAGCATCCGAAACCCCGAACGATGGTACTTTGTTGCTTCTATTGGCCATGAATTAGAGCAATTACTTAATCTCAAACTGGAAAGTCCCTGGTGTAATGTCCAGGGGTCTACTGTAAAAGAGCTCGTTTCCTTTTTAGACTGCCTCAGTTCATCTACTCCAAAACCAACACAACAATTTGCAAATGGTATTTTAGGCAATGTAGAAAGAACTCTCATCGGAACCTATTCTATCGATGAAGGTGAGCAAATCATTCTTGCAGTGGATATACCAAAGGGCCACCATGTTACATTTTCCGATTCAAGTAAAAAGACTTTCGAAGCTTTTTTAAAACTAGCAGGAAAATATCAAAGTCTTACTCAGCAAAAAATTGCCCTGCAAAATATCAATGAATCTCTTATCTATAGTTATGAAGAGATTTCCGCCCTACAGGAAAAGATTCGACAGCTACTTTCTATTTCCCAGCAATTTGGGGACAATACGGTTCGACTTCCCGTTTTTTTTAATCAACTTCTCTTGGTTCTGCTTAGACTTGTTGACCAGGCAGATTACGGCAGTATTGCCTTTATCAAAGGCAAAAATCTCACCTTTATATCATCCTTTGGTCATCACATTCAGGCAATCTTATCAAAAAAAATGAAGAAACAATGGTTTCTCCTGGAAGAAACAAAACATATCATCGAGCTTCCCAATATACATGCCCTCTGGAAGGCAAAAATGCCTGAGCAGATATATAAAATAATTCAAAAATCCTTCCAACCGGTAAAATCTACCATTATGTTTACCATCCCGGTGGATGATAAAATCACGATCCTGTTTATGTTAGATATTGCTGAAGGGAAACCTACCAATTTTACCCCCTTGGCTCGTCGCATGTGCCTCTCATTTGCCGAGCTGGCCCGGGGGTTTGTCCGCATCCGTATCCATACAGAAATTATGAAACGGGCCTATTATAACTTTTCATCAAAGTTAGCCAAAGTTGTTGAACAGTATGACCCAGAAACAGGACACCATAACACCAGAGTATCCATTCTCTCAGGCTATCTTGCCCGAAAAATGAACCTGCCACGGAAAAAAGTAGAAGAAATTATTTCCTTTGCAGGACTTCACGATGTGGGAAAAATATTTATTGACCCTCTTTTATTGAAGAAAACCGGCAAGTTAAGTCCTGAAGAGTATGAGCTCATTAAGAAACATACGGTCTATTCATCCCAACTATTAGAGGGTCCCTTCTTCGAAGTAGCCCGCAATATCGCCATGTACCACCATGAACGGTGGGATGGGAAGGGCTATCCATTCGGTCTTAAAGAAAACCAAATACCCATCGAAGCCCAAATCACCGCCCTGGCTGATGTATACGATGCACTCCGTTCTACCCGAATTTATAAAGAAGCCTATGATCGGGAAACTGCCCTGGCTATCATTTTTAAGGGTGATGAACGGAACTTGGCAGGACAATTCAACCCCCAACTCTTGAATATATTACAAAACAATATTGATGAAATAGAACGACTCGTATACCGGCCAGAATTGCTGTAG